A window of the Gossypium hirsutum isolate 1008001.06 chromosome A05, Gossypium_hirsutum_v2.1, whole genome shotgun sequence genome harbors these coding sequences:
- the LOC107959969 gene encoding DEAD-box ATP-dependent RNA helicase 1 isoform X2, translating to MGFSSLFPVQVAVWQETIGPGAFERDLCINSPTGSGKTLAYALPIVQKLSTRSVKCLRALVVLPTRDLAMQVKEVFAAIAPAVGLSVGLAVGQSSIADEISELIKRPKLEAGICYDPEDVTCELQSSVDILVATPGRLMDHINSTKGFTLEHLCYLVVDETDRLLREAYQSWLPTVLQFTQSNEESLFPLANSFLSSTFGSLKTIRRCGVERGFKGKPHPRLVKMVLSATLTQDPSKLAQLNLHHPLLMTTGKRRYQLPEKLESYKLICESNLRPLYLVALLQELGEEKCIVFTSSTESTHRLCMLLNLFGDLGIKIKEYSGLQHQSRRSKTLKSFREGKVQVLVSSDAMTRGMDVQGVRNVINYDIPAFIKTYIHRAGRTARAGQAGRCFTLLHKYEVKRFKKMLQKADNESVPHYSVPSSSIESLRAAYNSALGKLKETVESEASRKRKFGSKFSKLSRTKPTDRRKG from the exons ATGGGCTTCTCTTCACTCTTCCCAGTGCAAGTTGCTGTTTGGCAAGAGACAATAGGGCCTGGGGCTTTCGAGCGAGATCTCTGCATAAATTCACCAACAGGAAGTGGGAAGACTTTAGCGTACGCTTTGCCGATCGTACAGAAGCTGTCTACTCGTTCTGTTAAATGTCTACGGGCTTTGGTGGTCTTGCCTACACGCGACTTGGCCATGCAG GTTAAGGAAGTTTTTGCAGCCATTGCACCTGCAGTAGGTTTATCTGTTGGTTTAGCGGTGGGTCAATCTTCGATTGCTGATGAAATATCAGAGCTTATAAAGAGACCTAAGCTTGAGGCAGGCATATGTTATGACCCAGAAGATGTAACATGTGAATTGCAAAGTTCAGTTGATATATTAGTGGCAACCCCAGGGAGGCTTATGGACCATATTAACTCTACAAAGGGATTTACACTGGAGCATCTCTGTTACCTT GTAGTTGATGAAACAGATCGACTGCTCAGAGAAGCATATCAGTCTTGGCTACCAACTGTACTTCAATTTACTCAATCTAATGAAGAAAGCCTCTTTCCTCTTGCTAATTCTTTTCTTTCATCTACCTTTGGTTCCTTAAAAACCATAAGGAGATG TGGTGTGGAAAGGGGGTTCAAGGGTAAACCTCACCCTAGGCTTGTGAAGATGGTTTTATCTGCCACCTTAACCCAAGATCCAAGCAAGCTTGCTCAGCTTAATCTTCATCACCCTTTGCTGATGACAACAGGGAAAAGACGTTACCAGCTTCCTGAAAAATTGGAATCATACAAACTC ATTTGTGAATCGAACCTGAGGCCACTGTATTTGGTTGCCCTTCTACAAGAATTAGGAGAAGAGAAGTGTATTGTTTTCACCTCATCCACTGAGTCAACTCACCGCCTTTGTATGTTGCTGAACCTTTTTGGTGATTTAGGTATAAAAATAAAGGAGTATTCAGGCCTTCAACATCAGTCTCGAAGAAG CAAGACGTTGAAATCATTTCGAGAAGGAAAGGTGCAAGTACTTGTATCCTCTGATGCAATGACTCGTGGAATGGATGTTCAAGGGGTGAGAAATGTCATTAATTATGACATTCCTGCATTTATAAAGACCTATATTCATCGAGCTGGTCGAACTGCTAGAGCAGGTCAAGCTGGGCGTTGCTTCACATTGCTACATAAATACGAG GTGAAACGTTTCAAGAAGATGTTGCAGAAAGCAGACAATGAGTCGGTTCCTCATTATTCTGTTCCTTCTAGTTCAATTGAGTCATTGCGTGCTGCTTATAACTCTG CCCTAGGAAAATTGAAAGAGACGGTTGAATCAGAAGCGTCTCGCAAGAGAAAATTTGGTTCCAAGTTTTCGAAATTGAGCAGGACCAAGCCAACAGACCGTCGGAAGGGATGA
- the LOC107959969 gene encoding DEAD-box ATP-dependent RNA helicase 1 isoform X1 produces MEVKKRSTPILPWMRSPVDVNQFEACALNLVPCLDPRLEVALDKMGFSSLFPVQVAVWQETIGPGAFERDLCINSPTGSGKTLAYALPIVQKLSTRSVKCLRALVVLPTRDLAMQVKEVFAAIAPAVGLSVGLAVGQSSIADEISELIKRPKLEAGICYDPEDVTCELQSSVDILVATPGRLMDHINSTKGFTLEHLCYLVVDETDRLLREAYQSWLPTVLQFTQSNEESLFPLANSFLSSTFGSLKTIRRCGVERGFKGKPHPRLVKMVLSATLTQDPSKLAQLNLHHPLLMTTGKRRYQLPEKLESYKLICESNLRPLYLVALLQELGEEKCIVFTSSTESTHRLCMLLNLFGDLGIKIKEYSGLQHQSRRSKTLKSFREGKVQVLVSSDAMTRGMDVQGVRNVINYDIPAFIKTYIHRAGRTARAGQAGRCFTLLHKYEVKRFKKMLQKADNESVPHYSVPSSSIESLRAAYNSALGKLKETVESEASRKRKFGSKFSKLSRTKPTDRRKG; encoded by the exons ATGGAAGTGAAGAAAAGAAGTACCCCAATTCTTCCATGGATGCGAAGCCCAGTTGACGTGAATCAGTTTGAAGCTTGTGCTCTCAATCTTGTCCCTTGTCTTGACCCCAG GTTGGAGGTGGCTTTAGACAAAATGGGCTTCTCTTCACTCTTCCCAGTGCAAGTTGCTGTTTGGCAAGAGACAATAGGGCCTGGGGCTTTCGAGCGAGATCTCTGCATAAATTCACCAACAGGAAGTGGGAAGACTTTAGCGTACGCTTTGCCGATCGTACAGAAGCTGTCTACTCGTTCTGTTAAATGTCTACGGGCTTTGGTGGTCTTGCCTACACGCGACTTGGCCATGCAG GTTAAGGAAGTTTTTGCAGCCATTGCACCTGCAGTAGGTTTATCTGTTGGTTTAGCGGTGGGTCAATCTTCGATTGCTGATGAAATATCAGAGCTTATAAAGAGACCTAAGCTTGAGGCAGGCATATGTTATGACCCAGAAGATGTAACATGTGAATTGCAAAGTTCAGTTGATATATTAGTGGCAACCCCAGGGAGGCTTATGGACCATATTAACTCTACAAAGGGATTTACACTGGAGCATCTCTGTTACCTT GTAGTTGATGAAACAGATCGACTGCTCAGAGAAGCATATCAGTCTTGGCTACCAACTGTACTTCAATTTACTCAATCTAATGAAGAAAGCCTCTTTCCTCTTGCTAATTCTTTTCTTTCATCTACCTTTGGTTCCTTAAAAACCATAAGGAGATG TGGTGTGGAAAGGGGGTTCAAGGGTAAACCTCACCCTAGGCTTGTGAAGATGGTTTTATCTGCCACCTTAACCCAAGATCCAAGCAAGCTTGCTCAGCTTAATCTTCATCACCCTTTGCTGATGACAACAGGGAAAAGACGTTACCAGCTTCCTGAAAAATTGGAATCATACAAACTC ATTTGTGAATCGAACCTGAGGCCACTGTATTTGGTTGCCCTTCTACAAGAATTAGGAGAAGAGAAGTGTATTGTTTTCACCTCATCCACTGAGTCAACTCACCGCCTTTGTATGTTGCTGAACCTTTTTGGTGATTTAGGTATAAAAATAAAGGAGTATTCAGGCCTTCAACATCAGTCTCGAAGAAG CAAGACGTTGAAATCATTTCGAGAAGGAAAGGTGCAAGTACTTGTATCCTCTGATGCAATGACTCGTGGAATGGATGTTCAAGGGGTGAGAAATGTCATTAATTATGACATTCCTGCATTTATAAAGACCTATATTCATCGAGCTGGTCGAACTGCTAGAGCAGGTCAAGCTGGGCGTTGCTTCACATTGCTACATAAATACGAG GTGAAACGTTTCAAGAAGATGTTGCAGAAAGCAGACAATGAGTCGGTTCCTCATTATTCTGTTCCTTCTAGTTCAATTGAGTCATTGCGTGCTGCTTATAACTCTG CCCTAGGAAAATTGAAAGAGACGGTTGAATCAGAAGCGTCTCGCAAGAGAAAATTTGGTTCCAAGTTTTCGAAATTGAGCAGGACCAAGCCAACAGACCGTCGGAAGGGATGA
- the LOC107959968 gene encoding endoplasmic reticulum oxidoreductin-1 — MVESEVKKIKKGDKMKWRWVIGAFTTILLAIALASRSTPKIPFKSGQFSKSCHCPQDKHRYSGIVEDCCCDYETVDHLNEEVLHPLLQDLVKTPFFRYFKVKLWCNCPFWPDDGMCRLRDCSVCECPENEFPELFKKPYHHGLPSDDLKCQEGKPQAAVDRTLDSKAFRGWTETDNPWTYDDETDNSEMTYVNLQLNPERYTGYTGPSARRIWDAVYSENCPKYPAEELCQEEKILYKLISGLHSSISIHIASDYLLDEATNLWGHNLDLMYNRVLRYPNRVQNLYFTFLFVLRAVTKAADYLEQAEYDTGNPTEDLKTHSLMRQLLYNPKLQAACPLPFDEAKLWKGQRGPELKQKIQAQFKNISALMDCVGCEKCRLWGKLQVLGLGTALKILFSVNGEDHSHQTLELQRNEVIALINLLNRLSESIKFVHEMGAAAEKLNEGTVTSTRLNSLVQQAWASIVKT; from the exons ATGGTGGAATCAGAAGTAAAGAAGATCAAGAAGGGGGATAAAATGAAGTGGAGATGGGTGATCGGAGCTTTCACTACGATTCTCCTTGCTATCGCTTTGGCTTCAAGAAGTACACCAAAGATCCCTTTTAAATCTGGACAGTTTAGCAAGTCTTGTCATTGTCCTCAG GACAAACACAGGTATAGTGGGATTGTAGAGGATTGTTGTTGTGATTATGAGACTGTTGACCATCTTAACGAGGAAGTATTACATCCATTACTTCAGGATCTTGTTAAAACCCCATTTTTTCGGTATTTCAAG GTTAAATTGTGGTGTAACTGTCCATTTTGGCCCGATGATGGTATGTGCCGTTTGCGGGATTGTAGTGTTTGTGAATGTCCAGAAAATGAATTCCCTGAATTATTTAAGAAGCCCTACCATCATGGCCTTCCATCAGATGACCTTAAGTGCCAAGAAGGAAAGCCGCAGGCTGCTGTTGACCGCACACTAGATAGTAAAGCTTTTAGAGGGTGGACAGAAACAGATAACCCCTGGACATATGATGATGAGACTGATAATT CTGAGATGACATATGTGAACCTTCAACTGAACCCGGAGCGCTACACTGGCTACACTGGTCCATCAGCCAGAAGAATATGGGATGCTGTGTACTCGGAGAACTGTCCCAAAT ATCCAGCTGAAGAATTGTGCCAAGAGGAAAAAATACTTTACAAATTGATTTCTGGACTTCACTCATCTATTTCGATCCATATAGCTTCTGATTATCTACTTGATGAAGCCACAAACTTG TGGGGCCATAATCTTGACTTAATGTATAATCGGGTTTTAAGATATCCAAATCGTGTGCAGAACTTATACTTCACATTCCTCTTTGTGCTCCGAGCTGTGACAAAG GCAGCTGATTACTTGGAACAAGCTGAATACGATACCGGTAATCCAACCGAGGACCTGAAAACACATTCCCTAATGAGACAGCTACTTTATAATCCAAAATTGCAAGCTGCATGCCCACTTCCATTTGATGAAGCTAAATTATGGAAAGGACAAAGAGGACCTGAACTGAAGCAGAAAATACAAGCTCAGTTCAAAAATATCAG TGCGTTGATGGACTGTGTAGGGTGTGAGAAATGTCGACTTTGGGGAAAGCTTCAGGTTCTTGGTCTTGGAACTGCATTGAAGATACTTTTCTCTGTTAATGGTGAAGATCACTCGCATCAGACA TTGGAGTTGCAACGGAACGAAGTGATTGCCCTGATTAATCTACTCAATCGACTATCCGAGTCTATAAAATTTGTCCATGAAATGGGAGCAGCAGCTGAAAAACTCAATGAAGGAACAGTAACTTCTACTAGGTTGAACAGCCTGGTGCAACAGGCATGGGCGTCGATTGTTAAGACATAG